From the Rhodanobacter soli genome, one window contains:
- a CDS encoding MFS transporter yields the protein MSQFALLGKRRFAPFFWTQALGAFNDNAFRNALVMLVAFQMGLDDHTVSLYTNLAPALFIIPFFLFSATAGQLAEKYEKSRIIRYVKLFEIGAMVLAAYGFYTHHTSLLLIVLFMMGMHSATFGPIKYAILPQALKPDELVGGNGLVEMGTQMAMLVGMIAGNSLMLVAGVGPLLASGATITVAVAGYLACRRIPPAPATAPELKFNWNPFSETERVLAITRADRAVFNAVLGISWFWFFGTVLIAQLPIYTRETLGGDGSVNTLVLTLFSIGTGVGALLCEKMSGRRVEIGLVPLGAFGLTAFGVDLYFARHGVAAARGLDWLAFLHGAGSWRVALDLTLIGVFAGFYVVPLFAFVQARAPREKLSRIIAGTNILNALLIVAAAGFGLGLGALGMDASQIFLAAALLNVLVAWYIFTLVPEFVMRFITWVLVNTLYRVRADGTGQIPEEGPALLVCNHVSFMDPLLLMANLRRPVRFVMYYRIFNIPLLRFVFRTARAIPIAGLKEDPAVLQQAYDAIDEALAAGEVVCVFPEGGLTGDGEIAPFRPGVEKILARRPVPVVPIALRGLWGSVWSRRDSMLHRARLPRRFRARVELVVDAPRAPEQVTAATLEARVRELRGDLA from the coding sequence ATGAGCCAATTCGCATTGCTGGGCAAGCGGCGCTTTGCGCCGTTCTTCTGGACCCAGGCGCTGGGTGCCTTCAACGACAATGCGTTCCGCAATGCGCTGGTGATGCTGGTGGCGTTCCAGATGGGGCTGGACGACCACACCGTGTCGCTGTACACCAACCTGGCGCCGGCGCTGTTCATCATTCCGTTCTTCCTGTTCTCCGCCACTGCCGGCCAGCTGGCCGAGAAGTACGAGAAGAGCCGGATCATCCGCTACGTGAAGCTGTTCGAGATCGGTGCGATGGTGCTGGCCGCGTACGGTTTCTACACGCACCACACCTCCTTGCTGCTGATCGTGCTGTTCATGATGGGCATGCATTCGGCCACGTTCGGGCCGATCAAGTACGCGATCCTGCCGCAGGCGCTGAAGCCGGATGAACTGGTCGGCGGCAACGGGCTGGTCGAGATGGGCACGCAGATGGCGATGCTGGTGGGCATGATCGCCGGCAACTCGCTGATGCTGGTGGCTGGTGTGGGGCCGCTGCTGGCGTCCGGCGCGACCATCACGGTGGCGGTGGCCGGCTACCTGGCCTGCCGCCGGATCCCGCCGGCGCCGGCGACCGCACCGGAACTCAAGTTCAACTGGAACCCGTTCAGCGAAACCGAGCGGGTGCTGGCGATCACCCGCGCCGATCGCGCGGTGTTCAACGCGGTGCTCGGCATCTCGTGGTTCTGGTTCTTCGGCACGGTGCTGATCGCGCAGCTGCCGATCTACACGCGCGAGACGCTGGGTGGCGATGGTTCGGTGAACACGCTGGTGCTCACCCTGTTCTCGATCGGCACCGGCGTCGGCGCGCTGCTGTGCGAGAAGATGTCGGGTCGGCGCGTGGAGATCGGCCTGGTGCCGCTGGGTGCGTTCGGGCTGACCGCGTTCGGCGTGGACCTGTACTTCGCGCGGCATGGCGTGGCGGCCGCGCGCGGGCTGGACTGGCTGGCCTTCCTGCACGGCGCGGGCAGCTGGCGCGTTGCGCTCGACCTCACCCTGATCGGCGTATTCGCCGGCTTCTACGTGGTGCCGCTGTTCGCGTTCGTGCAGGCGCGCGCGCCGCGCGAGAAGCTGTCGCGAATCATCGCCGGTACCAACATCCTGAACGCGCTGCTGATCGTGGCGGCAGCCGGTTTCGGCCTGGGGCTGGGTGCGCTGGGCATGGATGCGTCGCAGATCTTCCTCGCCGCGGCGCTGCTCAATGTACTGGTGGCCTGGTACATCTTCACCCTGGTACCCGAGTTCGTGATGCGTTTCATCACCTGGGTGCTGGTGAATACGCTGTACCGGGTGCGCGCCGATGGCACCGGGCAGATCCCCGAGGAAGGCCCGGCGTTGCTGGTGTGCAACCACGTCAGCTTCATGGACCCGCTGTTGCTGATGGCGAACCTGCGCCGGCCGGTGCGCTTCGTGATGTATTACAGGATCTTCAACATCCCTTTGCTGCGCTTCGTGTTCCGCACCGCCAGGGCGATCCCGATCGCGGGCCTCAAGGAGGATCCCGCGGTGCTGCAACAGGCTTACGACGCGATCGACGAAGCGCTCGCTGCCGGCGAGGTGGTATGCGTCTTTCCCGAAGGCGGGCTGACCGGCGACGGCGAGATCGCGCCGTTCCGGCCAGGCGTGGAGAAGATCCTGGCGCGGCGGCCGGTGCCGGTGGTACCGATCGCGCTGCGCGGCCTGTGGGGCAGCGTGTGGAGCCGGCGCGATTCCATGCTGCATCGCGCGCGCCTGCCGCGGCGTTTCCGGGCGCGGGTGGAACTGGTGGTCGATGCACCGCGTGCGCCCGAACAGGTCACCGCGGCAACGCTGGAGGCGCGGGTGCGCGAACTGCGCGGCGACCTGGCCTAG
- a CDS encoding GspE/PulE family protein, which produces MAASPQIASLLGRRGRLELDELLATLVVDGYLLADDAKQVRMGVRAGRSTVELHPLVLIANAKLANQHEKGRPLSLEALTEWLAGHAGLPYLKIDPMKINVASVTQVVSHAYAKRHRILPIAAAPGEVTFATCEPFEAGWAPDLAQMLRRDIKRVVASPIDINRYLQEFYGVQRSIQLAQDAKGSSDASSAILNFEQLVELGKSGEVGADDRHVVHIVDWLLQYAFEQRASDIHLEPRRDTGHIRFRIDGVMQKVFELPAPVMTAVTARIKILARMDVAEKRRPQDGRIKTRSSSGREVELRISNMPTAFGEKVVMRIFDPDLVVKDFAQLGFSAGEGANWRSMVERPHGIVLVTGPTGSGKTTTLYSTLKHLATPELNVCTVEDPIEMVSPEFNQMQVHAAIDLDFAAGVRTLLRQDPDIIMIGEIRDLETAQMAVQASLTGHLVLSTLHTNDAPSAVTRLLDLGVPHYLIQSTLTGVVAQRLVRTLCPHCKRASAQDLQAWTVLTHGWDMPLPQQVFQPVGCLECRNTGFLGRTGIYEMLKLSPRLRGMISAQLDLSGFGQAALSEGMRPLRISAADQVAAGLTTVQEILTVLPPIDAFDDTQP; this is translated from the coding sequence ATGGCCGCTTCACCTCAAATCGCATCCCTGCTCGGCCGACGTGGCCGGCTGGAGCTGGACGAACTGCTGGCGACGCTGGTGGTCGACGGTTACCTGCTGGCCGATGACGCCAAGCAGGTGCGCATGGGTGTCCGAGCCGGCCGCAGCACGGTCGAGCTGCATCCGCTGGTGCTGATCGCGAACGCCAAGCTGGCGAACCAGCACGAAAAGGGCCGACCGCTCAGCCTGGAAGCCCTGACCGAGTGGCTGGCCGGCCACGCCGGTCTGCCATACCTCAAGATCGATCCGATGAAGATCAATGTGGCCTCGGTGACGCAGGTGGTGAGCCATGCCTACGCCAAGCGCCACCGGATCCTGCCGATCGCGGCCGCACCGGGCGAGGTGACGTTCGCCACCTGCGAGCCGTTCGAGGCCGGTTGGGCGCCGGATCTGGCGCAGATGCTGCGGCGGGACATCAAGCGTGTGGTGGCCAGCCCGATCGACATCAACCGCTACCTGCAGGAGTTCTACGGCGTCCAGCGCTCGATCCAGCTGGCGCAGGACGCCAAGGGCAGCAGCGATGCCTCTTCCGCCATCCTCAATTTCGAGCAGCTGGTCGAGCTGGGCAAGAGCGGTGAAGTCGGCGCCGACGACCGCCACGTGGTGCACATCGTCGACTGGCTGCTGCAGTACGCGTTCGAGCAACGCGCCTCGGACATCCACCTGGAACCACGCCGCGACACCGGGCATATCCGCTTCCGCATCGACGGCGTGATGCAGAAGGTGTTCGAACTGCCGGCGCCGGTGATGACCGCGGTGACCGCGCGCATCAAGATCCTGGCGCGCATGGACGTGGCCGAAAAACGCCGCCCGCAGGATGGCCGCATCAAGACACGCTCGTCCTCCGGCCGCGAGGTGGAGCTGCGCATCTCGAACATGCCCACCGCGTTCGGCGAGAAGGTGGTGATGCGCATCTTCGACCCGGACCTGGTGGTGAAGGACTTTGCCCAGCTCGGCTTCTCCGCCGGCGAGGGCGCCAACTGGCGCAGCATGGTGGAGCGGCCGCACGGCATTGTGCTGGTCACCGGCCCCACGGGCTCGGGCAAGACCACCACGCTGTATTCCACGCTCAAGCACCTGGCCACGCCGGAGCTCAACGTGTGCACGGTGGAAGACCCGATCGAGATGGTCTCGCCGGAATTCAACCAGATGCAGGTGCACGCGGCGATCGACCTGGATTTCGCCGCCGGCGTGCGCACGCTGCTGCGGCAGGACCCCGACATCATCATGATCGGCGAGATCCGCGACCTGGAAACCGCGCAGATGGCGGTGCAGGCCTCGCTCACCGGCCACCTCGTGCTGTCCACCCTGCACACCAACGATGCGCCTAGCGCGGTCACCCGCCTGCTCGACCTGGGCGTGCCGCATTACCTGATCCAGTCCACCCTTACCGGCGTGGTGGCGCAGCGACTCGTACGCACGCTGTGTCCACACTGCAAGCGGGCAAGCGCGCAGGATCTTCAGGCCTGGACCGTACTCACCCACGGCTGGGACATGCCGCTCCCGCAGCAGGTGTTCCAGCCGGTCGGTTGCCTGGAATGCCGCAATACCGGCTTCCTCGGCCGTACCGGCATCTACGAGATGCTGAAGCTGTCGCCGCGGCTGCGCGGCATGATCTCGGCCCAGCTCGACCTGAGCGGATTCGGCCAGGCCGCGCTGTCCGAGGGCATGCGTCCGCTGCGCATCTCGGCCGCCGACCAGGTCGCCGCCGGATTGACCACCGTGCAGGAAATTCTCACCGTCTTGCCGCCGATCGACGCGTTCGACGATACT
- the glyS gene encoding glycine--tRNA ligase subunit beta produces MSAAKSLLIELGTEELPPKSLDELSAAFLRGICDGLARRGIDAGLDLAQAYASPRRLAAYIPAVAVTQPEQALERRGPALAAALDAAGQPSKALLGFAQSCGVGVEQLEKLETDKGSWFVWRTVKPGQPVAALLPEIIDEALKTLPIPRPMRWADHDYSFVRPAHWLVILHGANIVDGSVLGLSSGRKSRGHRFMHPQPVHLADADGWLDAMRACNVLADPRERRQRIHDQIERAAGVTGGVPRLDDALLDELANLTEWPVAIACTFEREFLGVPPEALVTTMVANQKFVPVFDADGKLTEHFIGIANIESKDPAEIRKGYERVIRPRFADAKFFWDEDLKTPLAGYQEQLKGVTYQQALGSLWDKSVRVAELARIVANRAGVDAGAATRAASLSKCDLLTRMVGEFPELQGVMGRYYASHDGEPAVVAEALDSYYQPRFGGDAIAADRLGQVLAVAERLDTLAGIFAVGMKPGGNKDPFALRRAALGLARTLIEGGLELDLRGSFVEALELLPDAALAAGLKPGKDGKPPALNAGQRRAILVDELYDFVLDRLRGYYAEQGFDNAQFESVLAVQPASLADFDHRLRAVAEFGRRPEAASLAAANKRVANILRKQAEEAGAPPIGKIVDPAHFAADAERELADALASAQRDSATALAAGDYTAVLARLSQLQVPVDAFFESVLVNADDPAVRTNRLALLGQLKAQFGAIADIALL; encoded by the coding sequence ATGAGCGCCGCCAAGTCACTGCTGATCGAGCTGGGCACCGAGGAGCTTCCGCCGAAGTCGCTGGATGAACTGTCCGCCGCTTTCCTGCGCGGCATCTGCGACGGCCTGGCCAGGCGCGGCATCGACGCCGGGCTCGATCTGGCCCAGGCCTATGCCTCGCCGCGCCGCCTGGCAGCGTATATCCCTGCAGTAGCCGTGACGCAGCCGGAGCAGGCGCTGGAACGCCGTGGCCCAGCGCTGGCTGCGGCGCTCGATGCGGCAGGCCAGCCGTCGAAGGCGCTACTTGGCTTCGCGCAGTCCTGCGGCGTCGGCGTCGAGCAGCTGGAAAAACTGGAAACCGACAAAGGCAGTTGGTTCGTCTGGCGGACGGTCAAGCCGGGCCAGCCGGTGGCGGCGCTGTTGCCGGAAATCATCGACGAGGCGCTGAAGACGCTGCCGATCCCGCGGCCGATGCGCTGGGCCGATCACGACTACAGCTTCGTACGCCCGGCACACTGGCTGGTGATCCTGCACGGTGCCAACATCGTCGACGGCAGCGTGCTGGGCCTGAGCAGCGGCCGCAAATCGCGCGGCCATCGCTTCATGCACCCGCAGCCGGTGCACCTGGCCGATGCGGACGGCTGGCTGGATGCGATGCGCGCCTGCAACGTGCTGGCCGATCCACGCGAGCGGCGCCAGCGCATCCACGACCAGATCGAACGGGCTGCGGGGGTGACCGGTGGCGTGCCGCGGCTCGACGATGCGCTGCTGGACGAACTGGCCAACCTCACCGAATGGCCGGTGGCGATCGCCTGCACGTTCGAGCGCGAGTTCCTCGGCGTTCCGCCCGAGGCGCTGGTGACCACCATGGTGGCGAACCAGAAGTTCGTGCCGGTATTCGACGCCGACGGCAAGCTGACCGAGCACTTCATCGGCATCGCGAACATCGAGAGCAAGGACCCGGCCGAGATCCGCAAGGGTTACGAGCGGGTGATCCGGCCGCGCTTCGCCGACGCCAAGTTCTTCTGGGACGAGGACCTGAAGACGCCGTTGGCCGGCTACCAGGAGCAGCTCAAGGGCGTCACCTACCAGCAGGCGCTGGGCAGTCTGTGGGACAAGAGCGTGCGCGTGGCCGAACTGGCGCGGATCGTCGCCAACCGGGCTGGCGTCGATGCCGGCGCGGCCACCCGCGCCGCCTCCCTGAGCAAATGCGACCTGCTGACCCGCATGGTCGGCGAATTCCCCGAATTGCAGGGCGTGATGGGGCGCTATTACGCCAGCCACGACGGCGAGCCGGCGGTAGTGGCCGAGGCGCTGGACAGCTACTACCAGCCGCGTTTCGGCGGCGATGCGATCGCCGCCGACCGGCTCGGCCAGGTGCTGGCCGTGGCCGAACGGCTGGATACGCTGGCCGGCATCTTCGCCGTCGGCATGAAGCCCGGCGGCAACAAGGATCCGTTCGCGCTGCGCCGTGCCGCCCTGGGCCTGGCGCGCACCTTGATCGAGGGCGGCCTCGAACTGGACTTGCGCGGCAGCTTTGTCGAGGCGCTGGAACTGTTGCCGGACGCTGCGCTGGCGGCGGGCTTGAAGCCGGGCAAGGACGGCAAGCCACCGGCCCTCAACGCGGGCCAGCGGCGGGCGATCCTGGTCGATGAACTGTACGATTTCGTGCTCGATCGCCTGCGCGGCTACTACGCCGAACAGGGCTTCGACAACGCCCAGTTCGAATCAGTGCTGGCGGTGCAGCCGGCCAGCCTGGCCGATTTCGACCACCGTCTGCGCGCGGTGGCCGAGTTCGGCCGTCGCCCGGAAGCGGCCAGCCTGGCCGCTGCCAACAAGCGCGTCGCGAACATCCTGCGCAAACAGGCCGAGGAGGCCGGTGCACCGCCCATCGGGAAGATCGTCGACCCGGCGCATTTCGCGGCGGATGCGGAGCGCGAACTGGCCGACGCGCTGGCCTCCGCACAGCGGGACAGCGCCACGGCCCTGGCCGCCGGTGACTACACCGCGGTGCTGGCACGCCTGTCGCAGTTGCAGGTGCCGGTGGACGCATTCTTCGAGAGCGTGCTGGTGAACGCCGACGATCCGGCCGTGCGTACCAACCGACTGGCCTTGCTGGGCCAGCTGAAGGCCCAGTTCGGGGCCATTGCCGATATCGCGCTGCTCTGA
- a CDS encoding TonB-dependent receptor, whose translation MNSRKNFKTGQLQRTALALALGLGFAGLAFGQATTGSIFGQAQAGDSVLVKSTSGITRQVTVDASGRYAVDSLPLGNYTVTLQHDGQSVDSRSNVTLRVGSGTEVSFGAQNAQTLSAVTVQANALPTIDVSGVDSRTVITAEQLARLPLARSAEAIALLAPGVVQGSGLFTNLTGGSVVSFGGSSVTENAYYINGFNTTDPLSGFGGITLPYGAIDQQEIMSGGYGAAYGRSDGGVISQVGKRGTNEWHFGGQIQWTPKDLRADPKNWYYVKKDGSQGAMRQYRKNNKSWTTTVDAYVGGPLIQDKLFLFAAVEAERQQGESTGSNVAPFVDHYRYDNPKWYGKLDWNITDSNILELTGASNKSSYQGVFNDFDYATKTEGGFNSNDTHTKNGADVYSAKFTSYITDDLTVTALYGKMKGTWYSSVADYDPTYPYIFGAQDQNPDLNGDSPITNSQTVSTINLPGHRSTNTNLRVDVSYKLGDHTLTAGIDNQDQKNIDGGTKFPDEGLGYAWEYNDFGDPDTYVMGGPGTAQPGADWQNSPWVANTGSQPGGETGYYVARYRYHDNASVRVAQRAQYVEDSWQVNDRWLVKIGLRNDQFTNYNAVGQPYLRLTSPQWAPRVGFSWDVNGDSSFKVYGNAGRYYLALPTSVALRSAGTSLYTREYFTYTGIDANGIPTGLTPIDTYLGSGAPVSANGEYGQARDPKTSASTNLKSEYQDEYIFGFDKKLGDSWVYGAKATYRNLRNAIDDVGDNVSIIAKMNAMGIDPNSYDATRVPASILINPGSTSVFNIPKLGGGYYTVEMDWKNDFHFNTTMKRKYYGLNLYLEHPFDGKWFGKVDYVWSRSYGNSEGQVRSDIGQDDVSATVDWDYAATMDYANGALSNDRRHQIKAYGSYQIAPEWMVSGNLAILSGSPKTCLGYYGEAQTNPGLGYGPYYHFCKGEPSSPGATRNPWTYTLSLSAEYRPEWAGKKLAFNVMVNNVFDSQKITQTYPIEASSSYGRPYSMQTGRYVRFGASYDF comes from the coding sequence ATGAATTCGCGTAAAAACTTCAAGACCGGGCAGCTGCAGCGTACAGCGCTCGCTCTGGCACTGGGACTGGGCTTCGCCGGATTGGCCTTTGGCCAGGCAACCACGGGCAGCATCTTCGGCCAAGCACAGGCGGGTGATTCCGTGCTGGTCAAGAGTACGTCGGGTATTACCCGTCAGGTTACTGTCGATGCGTCCGGCCGCTATGCGGTTGATTCGTTGCCGCTGGGTAATTATACGGTGACGCTGCAGCACGACGGCCAATCCGTCGACTCGCGCTCCAACGTTACTCTGCGCGTGGGTTCGGGTACCGAGGTTTCCTTCGGTGCGCAGAACGCCCAGACCCTGTCGGCGGTGACGGTGCAGGCCAACGCCCTGCCGACCATCGACGTGAGCGGTGTCGACTCCCGCACGGTCATCACCGCCGAGCAGCTGGCCCGCCTGCCGCTGGCCCGCAGCGCCGAGGCGATTGCCCTGCTGGCCCCGGGCGTGGTCCAGGGTAGTGGCCTGTTCACCAATCTGACCGGTGGCTCGGTGGTGTCGTTCGGCGGCTCCTCGGTGACCGAGAACGCGTACTACATCAACGGCTTCAACACCACCGACCCGCTCAGCGGCTTCGGCGGTATCACCTTGCCGTACGGCGCCATCGATCAGCAGGAAATCATGAGCGGCGGCTACGGCGCAGCCTACGGCCGTTCCGACGGCGGCGTGATCAGCCAGGTCGGCAAGCGTGGCACCAACGAGTGGCACTTCGGTGGCCAGATCCAATGGACCCCGAAGGATCTGCGTGCCGACCCGAAGAACTGGTATTACGTCAAGAAGGACGGTTCGCAGGGTGCGATGCGGCAGTATCGCAAGAACAACAAGTCGTGGACCACCACGGTGGACGCCTACGTCGGCGGCCCGCTGATCCAGGACAAGCTGTTCCTGTTCGCGGCCGTCGAGGCCGAGCGCCAGCAGGGCGAGTCGACCGGCTCGAACGTCGCGCCGTTCGTGGACCACTACCGCTATGACAACCCGAAGTGGTACGGCAAGCTGGACTGGAACATCACCGACAGCAACATCCTCGAATTGACCGGTGCGTCGAACAAGTCGTCGTATCAGGGCGTATTCAACGACTTCGACTATGCCACCAAGACGGAAGGCGGCTTCAACAGCAACGACACCCACACCAAGAACGGTGCGGACGTCTATTCGGCCAAGTTCACCAGCTATATCACCGATGACCTGACAGTCACTGCGCTGTACGGCAAGATGAAGGGCACCTGGTACAGCAGCGTCGCCGACTACGATCCGACCTATCCGTATATCTTCGGCGCCCAGGATCAGAATCCCGATCTCAATGGCGACTCGCCGATTACTAACAGCCAGACGGTGTCGACGATCAACCTGCCGGGCCATCGCTCGACCAACACCAACCTGCGCGTCGACGTGAGCTACAAGCTCGGCGACCATACGCTGACCGCCGGTATCGACAATCAGGATCAGAAGAACATTGACGGCGGCACCAAGTTCCCCGACGAAGGCCTCGGCTACGCCTGGGAGTACAACGATTTCGGCGATCCCGACACTTACGTCATGGGTGGTCCGGGTACCGCCCAGCCGGGTGCCGACTGGCAGAACTCGCCGTGGGTGGCTAATACAGGCTCCCAGCCGGGTGGCGAGACCGGCTATTACGTAGCCCGCTACCGCTACCACGACAATGCGTCGGTGCGCGTGGCGCAGCGTGCGCAGTACGTCGAGGACAGCTGGCAGGTGAATGACCGCTGGCTGGTCAAGATCGGTCTGCGCAACGACCAGTTCACCAACTACAACGCCGTCGGCCAGCCCTACCTGCGCCTGACCAGCCCGCAGTGGGCGCCGCGCGTGGGCTTCAGCTGGGACGTGAACGGTGATTCCAGCTTCAAGGTCTACGGCAACGCCGGTCGCTACTACCTTGCGCTGCCCACCAGCGTGGCGCTGCGTTCCGCCGGCACCTCGCTGTACACCCGCGAGTACTTTACCTACACCGGCATCGACGCCAACGGCATCCCGACAGGCCTGACCCCGATCGACACCTATCTGGGTTCCGGTGCGCCCGTGTCGGCCAACGGCGAGTACGGCCAGGCGCGTGATCCGAAGACCTCGGCCTCGACCAACCTGAAGTCGGAGTACCAGGACGAGTACATCTTTGGTTTCGACAAGAAGCTGGGCGACTCGTGGGTGTACGGCGCCAAGGCGACCTACCGCAACCTGCGCAACGCGATTGACGACGTCGGTGACAACGTTTCGATCATCGCCAAGATGAACGCGATGGGCATCGACCCGAATAGCTACGACGCTACCCGGGTACCGGCGAGCATCCTGATCAATCCGGGCAGCACCTCCGTCTTCAACATTCCGAAGCTGGGCGGCGGCTACTACACCGTGGAGATGGACTGGAAGAACGACTTCCACTTCAACACCACGATGAAGCGCAAGTACTACGGCCTGAACCTGTATCTGGAGCATCCGTTCGACGGCAAGTGGTTCGGCAAGGTCGACTACGTGTGGTCGCGCAGCTACGGTAACAGCGAAGGCCAGGTGCGTTCCGACATCGGTCAGGATGACGTGTCGGCAACGGTGGACTGGGATTACGCCGCGACCATGGACTACGCCAACGGCGCACTCTCCAACGATCGTCGCCACCAGATCAAGGCGTACGGTTCGTATCAGATCGCGCCGGAATGGATGGTGTCGGGCAATTTGGCGATCCTGTCTGGTTCGCCGAAGACCTGCCTGGGCTACTACGGTGAAGCTCAGACCAATCCGGGTCTCGGTTACGGTCCGTATTATCACTTCTGCAAGGGCGAGCCGTCGTCGCCGGGTGCCACGCGCAACCCGTGGACCTATACGCTCAGCCTGAGCGCGGAGTACCGGCCGGAATGGGCGGGCAAGAAGCTGGCCTTCAACGTGATGGTCAACAACGTGTTCGACAGCCAGAAGATCACCCAGACCTACCCGATCGAGGCAAGCTCGAGCTATGGCCGTCCGTACAGCATGCAGACGGGACGATATGTCCGCTTCGGTGCCTCGTACGACTTCTGA
- a CDS encoding helix-turn-helix domain-containing protein, whose translation MDTQKLTNSSPTGTFAERIRLLIQRVGSATEIARMCGFSEGVVRSWRDGNTDPSRARCVTLAKTLGISLVWLVAGEGTLQVDPTHAGADEQYSSEKAAPHRSHGRMGPTHNHMATTTTSVDAQRLDTAVRILQSELSLANSQLALSDNTDLLTQLYEMLGPGGSHVDPLAMVTFNQKLAERIRQERGTA comes from the coding sequence ATGGATACGCAAAAGCTCACGAATTCTTCACCCACTGGGACGTTCGCCGAACGCATCAGATTGCTGATCCAGCGCGTCGGGAGTGCTACCGAAATCGCAAGAATGTGCGGCTTCTCCGAAGGCGTGGTGCGCAGCTGGCGCGATGGCAACACCGATCCGTCGCGCGCGCGTTGCGTGACGCTGGCCAAGACACTGGGCATCTCGCTGGTGTGGCTGGTGGCCGGCGAAGGAACGCTGCAAGTCGACCCCACCCATGCCGGTGCGGATGAACAGTACAGTTCGGAAAAAGCCGCACCACACCGCTCCCACGGTCGCATGGGCCCTACGCATAACCATATGGCGACCACCACCACGAGTGTCGATGCGCAGCGGCTGGATACCGCCGTGCGCATCCTGCAGTCGGAGCTGAGTCTGGCCAACAGCCAGCTAGCCCTGTCCGACAATACCGATTTGCTGACCCAGCTCTATGAAATGCTCGGCCCTGGCGGCTCCCATGTGGATCCGCTCGCCATGGTGACGTTCAACCAGAAGCTCGCCGAGCGGATCCGCCAGGAGCGCGGCACGGCCTGA
- the glyQ gene encoding glycine--tRNA ligase subunit alpha produces MSARTFQDVIQTLNRYWAAQGCVLLQPLDTEVGAGTFHPATFLRALGPEPWAAAYVQPSRRPTDGRYGENPNRLQHYYQYQVVMKPNPENILDLYIGSLKELGLDPLVHDLRFVEDNWESPTLGAWGLGWEVWLNGMEVTQFTYFQQAGGLECRPVTGEITYGLERLAMYLQNVDNVYDLVWTDGPRGIVTYGDVFHQNEVEQSTYNFEHANVPELLRWFDVCEATANQLIGANLPLPAYEQVMKASHTFNLLDARRAISVTERQRYILRVRTLSRSVAETYVAQRERLGFPGLKHAPSKNAKEQAA; encoded by the coding sequence ATGTCCGCACGCACCTTCCAGGATGTGATCCAGACCCTCAACCGCTACTGGGCGGCGCAGGGTTGTGTGCTGCTGCAGCCGCTCGACACCGAGGTCGGCGCCGGCACGTTCCACCCCGCCACCTTCCTGCGCGCGCTCGGTCCCGAGCCCTGGGCCGCCGCCTACGTGCAGCCCTCGCGCCGACCCACCGACGGCCGCTACGGCGAGAATCCGAACCGACTGCAGCATTACTACCAGTACCAGGTGGTGATGAAGCCCAATCCCGAAAACATCCTCGACCTGTACATCGGCTCGCTGAAGGAACTCGGTCTCGATCCCCTGGTGCACGACCTGCGCTTCGTCGAGGACAACTGGGAGTCGCCGACCCTGGGTGCCTGGGGACTGGGATGGGAGGTCTGGCTCAACGGCATGGAGGTCACCCAGTTCACCTACTTCCAACAGGCCGGTGGCTTGGAATGCCGCCCGGTGACCGGCGAGATCACCTACGGCCTCGAGCGGCTGGCGATGTATCTGCAAAACGTGGACAACGTCTACGACCTGGTCTGGACCGACGGTCCACGTGGCATCGTGACCTACGGCGACGTGTTCCACCAGAACGAGGTGGAGCAGAGCACCTACAACTTCGAGCACGCGAACGTGCCCGAACTGCTGCGCTGGTTCGACGTATGCGAGGCCACCGCGAACCAGCTGATCGGGGCGAACCTGCCGCTGCCGGCGTACGAACAGGTGATGAAGGCCAGCCATACCTTCAACCTGCTCGACGCGCGCCGTGCGATCAGCGTCACCGAGCGCCAGCGCTACATCCTGCGCGTGCGCACGCTGTCGCGCAGCGTGGCCGAGACCTATGTGGCGCAGCGCGAGAGGCTCGGCTTCCCGGGCCTGAAGCATGCGCCGTCGAAGAACGCGAAGGAGCAGGCCGCATGA